CAATCTGCAGCGTGTTCCGGGCGCGCTACATCCCTCTCAAATGAGGTCTTTAGGATGATTCTGGTCCTCGACAACTACGACAGCTTCACGTTCAACCTGGTCCAGTACCTGGGCGAACTTCTGGCCGGCAAGGACAGCATCGAGGTGGTGCGAAACGACGCCCACAGCGTGGAGCAGATTTTGTCCATGGCTCCTTCCCACATCGTGGTGAGCCCGGGACCTTGCAGCCCGTCCGACGCCGGGATCTCGGTGGATCTGATCACGCGCTGCCCCGCTTCCATCCCGCTTCTGGGCGTCTGCCTGGGTCACCAGTCGATCGGGCAGGCCATGGGCGGCATCGTGGAACGCGCGCCGGTTCCGATGCATGGGAAGGTTTCCGAAATCAACCACGACCAATCGCTTCTGTTCGCTGGACTTCCCGATCCCTTCGAGGCCACGCGCTACCATTCCTTGATCGTGCGCCGCGACAAGCTTCCGGAAACGCTGCGGGTCACCGCTTGGACCTCCGACGGTCTGATCATGGGCCTGGAACACGTCTCACGCCCCATGTACGGCGTACAGTTCCATCCGGAGAGCATCCGCACTTCGCACGGAAAACAGATTTTGACCAATTTCCTCTCCGCCAAGGGAGTCGCCAAGTGACCATCCAGGAAGCTCTGAATCTGGTCATCGAAAACCGCGACCTCACGGAAGCCCAGGCGATGGAGATCGCCGGGGTGATCATGCGCGGCGAGGCCACCCAGGCCCAGATCGGCGGATTTCTGGTGGCGTTGCGCATGAAGGGCGAAACGGTGGAGGAAATCGCCGGGTTCGTCCAGGCCATGCGCGCCAACGCGGTCCGATGCCCCGTGACCATTCCTGTCGTGGATGTGGTGGGAACCGGCGGCGACCACTCCGGCACCTTCAACATCTCCACCACCACCGCCTTCGTGGTGGCGGGTGCGGGAGGCGCGGTGGCCAAGCACGGCAACCGCGGCATCTCCAGCCGATCGGGCGCGGCGGATGTGCTCTCGCATCTGGGGGTTTCGCTGGAGCTTTCGCCCGAACAGGTCGCTCGCTGCGTGGAACACGTCGGAGTGGGATTTTTGTTCGCCCAATCGTTCCATCCGGCCATGCGCCATGTGGGACCGGCCCGGCGCGAAATGGCCGTGCGCACCATCTTCAATCTGCTGGGCCCCATGACCAACCCCGCCGGCACCAAACGACTGGTGATCGGCGTGTTCGCCAAGCGCTGGTGCAGACCCCTGGCCGAGGCACTGGCCAAGCTGGGCACGGAAAAAGCCTGGGTGGTCCACGGATCCGACGGCCTGGACGAGATCACCACCACCGGACCCACGTGGGTGGCCGAATGGGACGGGACCACCGTGCGCGAATTCGAGATCGAACCCGCCATGGTCGGCTTGGCACGCTCGACAGATTCCGACCTCAAGGGAGGCGATCCCGCCGAGAACGCGGCGATCCTGCGCAACATCCTGGAAGGCGCCAAGGGCCCCAAGCGCGACATCGTGGTGCTCAACGCCGCCGCCGCTTTGCTGGTGATGGGGCTTGCTCCCGACCTGGCGCAAGGGGCTCGCATGGCGGAAACCTCCATCGATTCCGGCGCCGCCTTGACCCGGTTGGACAAACTCGTCGCTCTCAGCAAGGAAATGCGTTCATGAGCATCCTCCAGCGCATCGCGGCCTCCAAGCTCGCCCAGATCCAGAAACGGCGCCAGACCCTTCCCGAAGACGAATTGGAGAAGATGGCGCTTCTGAGCCCGCTCTCCGGACACGCCCTTCGCGAGAACCTCAAACGCGCCAGCGGCGCCCCCATCAACGTCCTGGCAGAATGCAAGAAGGCTTCGCCCTCCAAGGGCGTGATGATCGAGGACTACGACCCGCTGAAGCTTGCCCGCAAGTATCTGGCCGGTGGAGCAGCAGGTATTTCCGTCCTCACGGAAACCGAGTTCTTCCTGGGTGACGACGCGCATCTGCGGTCGGTCACCGGCTCCATCCCCTTGCCGATCCTCCGCAAGGACTTCACCTTGGAGCGCTACCAGATCTTGGAAGCGCGCTGTTTGGGAGCTTCCGCGATTTTGCTGATCGCCGCGCTGCTTCCCGACGCCAAGCTCAAGGAATTGGCTGCAGATGCAGCCTACATGGGCTTGGACGTGATCATCGAGATCCATTCCTGGACGGAGCTGGAGCCCGCGCTGGCGGCCAATCCGCCCATCTTGGGAATCAACAACCGAAACCTCGACACCTTCGAGGTTTCCCTGGACACCACCTTCGATCTCTTGGCGGACATCCCCAAAGGGACGGTGGTCATTTCAGAGAGCGGCATCAGCCATCGCGAGCAATGTCAGAAATTGGAAGAGGCCGGTGTGGACGCCATCCTGATCGGTGAAGGTGTGGGCACCACCGCCGATCCCGCCGCGAAGATCCGGGAGCTTCGGGGACTGGCCTGATGTGGCGTGGGGCGGCCTTGCTTTTGGCGATGGCTGTCGGTGCGTTCCTACCCACGCTTGCGCCGTTTTCCTTCCTGATCCGTTGGATCCTGGTGTTCATGCTCTGGGCGGGCTTCTTGGGTATGCCGCTTTCCAGGCTCGCTCCTGAACGGAGCCATTTGCGGCTTCTGATGGCATGGTGCCTGTTTCCCGTGCTGGGCTGGCTGTTGCTGCGTCCGCTCGGGCCCGAGGCGGCGATCGCCGGATTT
This DNA window, taken from Fibrobacterota bacterium, encodes the following:
- a CDS encoding aminodeoxychorismate/anthranilate synthase component II, encoding MILVLDNYDSFTFNLVQYLGELLAGKDSIEVVRNDAHSVEQILSMAPSHIVVSPGPCSPSDAGISVDLITRCPASIPLLGVCLGHQSIGQAMGGIVERAPVPMHGKVSEINHDQSLLFAGLPDPFEATRYHSLIVRRDKLPETLRVTAWTSDGLIMGLEHVSRPMYGVQFHPESIRTSHGKQILTNFLSAKGVAK
- the trpD gene encoding anthranilate phosphoribosyltransferase — encoded protein: MTIQEALNLVIENRDLTEAQAMEIAGVIMRGEATQAQIGGFLVALRMKGETVEEIAGFVQAMRANAVRCPVTIPVVDVVGTGGDHSGTFNISTTTAFVVAGAGGAVAKHGNRGISSRSGAADVLSHLGVSLELSPEQVARCVEHVGVGFLFAQSFHPAMRHVGPARREMAVRTIFNLLGPMTNPAGTKRLVIGVFAKRWCRPLAEALAKLGTEKAWVVHGSDGLDEITTTGPTWVAEWDGTTVREFEIEPAMVGLARSTDSDLKGGDPAENAAILRNILEGAKGPKRDIVVLNAAAALLVMGLAPDLAQGARMAETSIDSGAALTRLDKLVALSKEMRS
- the trpC gene encoding indole-3-glycerol phosphate synthase TrpC; the encoded protein is MSILQRIAASKLAQIQKRRQTLPEDELEKMALLSPLSGHALRENLKRASGAPINVLAECKKASPSKGVMIEDYDPLKLARKYLAGGAAGISVLTETEFFLGDDAHLRSVTGSIPLPILRKDFTLERYQILEARCLGASAILLIAALLPDAKLKELAADAAYMGLDVIIEIHSWTELEPALAANPPILGINNRNLDTFEVSLDTTFDLLADIPKGTVVISESGISHREQCQKLEEAGVDAILIGEGVGTTADPAAKIRELRGLA